Within the Opitutaceae bacterium TAV5 genome, the region CCCAGATCGGCATGTCCTCCCGCCGCGCCAAGGCCACCGAAATCACCGGCGCCAGCGCCAAGGGCGTGACGCTCAAGCCCACCATCGTCGCCTACGACGGCATCGCGCTCATCGTGAACGCGAACAACTCCGTCACCGGCCTCAACAAACGCCAGGTCGAGCAGATCTTCACCGGCGACGTCACCGACTGGTCCGCGGTCGGCGGCACGCCCGGCGCGATTTCGGTCTACACCCGCAACACCTCCTCCGGCACCTATTCCGACTGGAAGGAACTCGCCATGAAGAAGCGCGACTATGCCGCCTCCTCGCAAAAGATGGCCGGCAACGAGCAGATCGTCTCCGAAGTCGCCCGCAACGCCAACGGCATCGGTTATGTCGGCCTCGCCTACATCAACGCCCCCGGCATCAAGGTCGTGGCCATCGAAGGCCACACCCCGAGCAAGGAAGAGGTGCAGGGCAAGAAGTATCCGTATGCCCGCCCCACGTTCTACTACACGAACGGCGAGCCCACCGGCGAAGCCGCCAAATTCCTCGAGTTCACGCTCAGCGACAAGGGCCAGCAGATCGCCGAGAAGATCGGGTTCGTGCCGATACGCTGAACGACGGCAGATCCATCATGAGCCCCGCGAAATTCTCGCGGGGCTCGCAAGGCTCATAAAAACCTGCGCATGCCCGCCACCCTCACGCCGCCACCGCCATCCGGACCTTCCGCCGCTGAAACCGCTCCACGCGCCTTCGCCATCAACAAGGCGCGTACGCGTCTCTTCGGGCTCACGCTCGACGAGTGCATCCGGGGTTTCTTCGGCGGCAACGCCATCATGGCGGTCGTGGTGCTGGCGCTCATCACCCTCTTCCTCTTTCGCGAAGGCGCGGAGTTTTTCACGCAAAACCGCGACAACCTCCGCATCTACCGCCAGGCCGGCCTCGAATACGTGGACGGCATGCGCGAGATCGGGGAAGGCCACACCGCTCTCACCCGTTATCTCTCCGACGTGCGCATGCAGGCCGTGCGCGAACTCACCGCGCCTGCATCCGCCGCCCCCCTTTCGCTGGCCGAGGCCAACGCCCGTCTCGCGCCCTTCGACGATTTCTCGAACCGCTTTGCGGACGGCATCGATCCCGTCCGCGGCCTCGTTTCCGATCTCGCCGACGCGGCCGTCGCGATCAAGACCCGTCAACTGACCAACGCCGATCGTCTCACCGAACGCGCCCAGCTCCTCGCCGCCGGAAAAACCGCCGAGGCTGCCGCCGTGGAGACCGAGACCATCGACTTCGCGGCCGAGACGGCGCTCCTCACCGGCACCCTTCCCGCCTTCAGGGAGGCCACCGCCACGCTTGCGGAACAACTCCGCGAGATCGTCGCGCAGCCGCCCGCGATGTCCTCCCCCGCGCTCGACAAGCGCATGGCGCGCTTTGCCGAGCTCACGCGCCAGTACCTCGAGACCTTTCCCGGTGTGCTCCACCGCCTCGAGACCTGGGACGCCGCCGCGCCCGTTCCCGCCTGGAAATCGCTGACCGCCTTCCTCACCGGCACGCGCTGGCTGACCGCGAGTTTCTGGCAGGACTGGTACGGCATCCTGCCGCTGTTCACCGGCTCGCTCCTCGTCTCCGCCATCGCGCTCGCCCTGGCGGTGCCGTTCGGGGTCGGCGCCGCCATCTACATCAACCAGATCGCCACCGTGCGCGAGCAGCGGATCGTCAAACCCGCCATCGAATTCATCTCGGCGATCCCCTCCGTGGTGCTCGGCTTTTTCGGCATCGCGGTTCTCGGCCAGGCGCTGCGCGTGCTCTCCGGCGTGTCATGGCTTTCCTGGGTGCCCGGCTTCCCGTTCGCCGAGCGCCTCAACGCGCTCACCGCCGGCTGCCTGCTCGCACTCATCGCGGTGCCCACGATCTTCACGCTGGCCGAGGACGCGCTCAACAACGTGCCCCGCGCCTTCAAGGAAGCCTCGTTCGCGCTCGGCGCCACGCGCCTGCAGACGATCATCCGCATCATCGTGCCCGCGTCGTTCTCCGGCATCATTTCGGCGACGCTGCTCGGCTTCGGCCGCGTGATCGGCGAGACGATGGTCGTGCTCCTTTGCGCAGGCAACCGCATCGCCATCCCCGATTTCACCGCGGGCCTCGGCGTGGTGACCCAGCCCGTGCACACCATGACCGGCATCATCGCCCAGGAAATGGGTGAGGTCGTGCGCGGCAGCATCCACTACCGCGCGCTCTTCGTCGTCGGCCTCGTCCTCTTCTTCCTCGCCCTGCTGATCAACTGGCTTGCGCAAAAAATCGTCCGCAAATACCGCATCTCCATCGGCTGAAAATCACCGGCCGGACCGGACCGCTCCGGCCCATCCTGAAAACACCTTCATCCTTGAACCCGCCATCACCAGTCTCTTCCCCCAATCCTTTCGCTGCCCGGCCCGGCGCGCTGGATACCGCCGAGCGCGGGCTTTTCTGGATCTTCCGCATCGCCACCTACACCGTGCTGCTCTGCGGGGCGCTGATCTTTGCCGACATCATCTTCAAGGGCAGCAGCACCGTCTTCGGTTCGTTCCGGGCGACGTCCTCCTTCCCGTATTTCACCAACACCTTTCTCGCCGAATCGCCCGAGACGCTGCACGTCTTCGAGCTCGACGGGAAAAAACAGCAGATGGGCGACCGCGAGTTTCGCGAATTCGGCAAGCGTCGCGAAGCCGAGGCGCTGGCCGCTGGCCAGACCGCGCCCGCGCCGGTCCGTTCCGAAAGCTACGCCCACTCCGCCGGCGGCATCTGGCCGTGCATCGTCGGCACCGTGCTCCTCACCATCGGCTCCATGACCATCGCCCTCGTCCTCGGCGTGTGCAGCGCGATCTATCTCAGCGAATACGCGCGCGACGGCCGTTTTGTCCGCTTCATCCGGCTCGCCATCATCAACCTCGCCGGCGTGCCCTCCATCGTGTTCGGGCTTTTCGGCTTCGGGCTCTTCGTGATCTTTTTCGGCTGGAACGTCTCGCTGCTCGCCGGCTGGTTCACGCTCGCGTTCATGGTGCTGCCGGTGGTCATCACCGCCTCCGAGGAGGCGCTCAAGGCCGTGCCCCGCGGCTTCCGCGAAGGCGCGCTCGCACTCGGCGCCACGAAGTGGCAGGCGATCCGCACCAACGTCCTGCCGTACGCGATGCCCGGCATCCTCACCTCGTCGATTCTCGGCATCGCCCGCGTCGCCGGCGAGACGGCGCCGATCATGTTCACCGCCGCCTATGTCGTCCGCGACAAACTTCCCTGGGAGGTCGACAGGATCGGCGACTTCTTCTTCCAGAGTGTCATGGCGCTGCCCTACCACATCTACGTCGTCTCCTCGAAAATTCCGCAAAACGAATACACGGAACGCGTGCAATACGGCACCGCCTTCGTGTTCCTCCTGCTCGTCGGCCTCATCGCGACCAGCTCCATCCTTCTTCGCAACAAACTCCGCGGCCGCTACCAATGGTAAACACCACGACCACCACCTCTCCTGTTTCCGCCTCCGCCCCCGCCGGGGCTCCCGCGACCGATTCGCGGCCGGTCATCCGTCCGCCGGCCCCCCGCGCCGCCGGCGCGGCCGTCACGCTGATCGATGTCGACCACCTCGACTTCTACTACGGCGAGAAACAGGCCCTTTTCGACATCAACCTCCGCATCGAGGAAAAACGCGTCACCGCCTTCATCGGTCCTTCCGGCTGCGGCAAGTCCACGCTCCTGCGCTGCCTCAACCGGATGAACGATCTCATCGACGGCACGCGCATCGGCGGCGGTTCGATCTGCATCCGCGGGCACGATATCCACGGCTCCGACGTCGATCCCATCGAGCTGCGCAAGCGCGTGGGCATGGTGTTCCAGAAATCGAATCCCTTCCCCAAATCCATCTACGAAAACATCACGTACGGACTGCGCATCCAGGGCGTGAAGTCCAAGAGCAAGCTCGATGAAGTCGTTGAAAAATCATTACGCGGCGCCGCGCTCTGGGACGAGGTGAAGGACCGCCTGCACGAGAGCGGCCTCGGCCTTTCCGGCGGGCAGCAGCAACGCCTCTGCATCGCCCGCGCCATCGCCGTGTCGCCCGACATCATCCTGATGGACGAGCCCTGCTCCGCGCTCGACCCCATCGCCACAGCCAAGGTCGAGGAGCTGATCCACGAACTGAAAAACGACTACACGATCATCATCGTGACGCACTCCATGCAGCAGGCCGCCCGCTGCTCCGACAGGACGGCCTTTTTCTACATGGGCCGGCTCATCGAATACGCTGACACGCGCACGATCTTCATGAACCCCTCCAACCCGCAAACCGAAGCCTACGTCTCCGGCCGCTTCGGATAAAAAAACCAAAACCGTTTTTAACCACTAATGCACACTGATGCACACTAATGACCGGAGAAAGAAGTACCCATAAAAATGTGACGCATCCAGGCTCCCTTTGCCGCCCCATTCTCCTCTTCTCTTATTAGTGTCCATCAGTGTGCATCAGTGGTTAACTCTCCGTGTTTGTTCTCTGTGCCTCTCTGGTTCACCAAAAAACTTTTCAAATGAAACGCTTCTTCGACACCGAACTCGAATCCTTCCGCTCGCACCTGTTGCTCATGGGCGAACTGGCGATCAGCCAGGTCAACCAGGCGATCAAGGCCCTCGTCGATGCGGATATCGACCTCGCCCGCAAGGTCATCGCGAGCGACGACGAACTCGACCACCTCGAGATCGAAATCGACAACGAGGCCATCCGCTACATGAACCTGCGCGCCCCCATCGCCACCGAGCTGCGGCTCGTCATCGTGGGCATGAAAGCCTCGCACGATCTCGAACGCGTCGGCGACGAGGCCTCCAACATCGCCAAGCGCGTGAAAAAGCTCGCCGTCGAACCGCCGCT harbors:
- a CDS encoding phosphate-binding protein; translation: MKKSITLFTAALALVAGAASASAQKLVIKGSDTLGAKLVPMLAEEYKAEHPGISFEIAAEGSTTGISAIIDGTAQIGMSSRRAKATEITGASAKGVTLKPTIVAYDGIALIVNANNSVTGLNKRQVEQIFTGDVTDWSAVGGTPGAISVYTRNTSSGTYSDWKELAMKKRDYAASSQKMAGNEQIVSEVARNANGIGYVGLAYINAPGIKVVAIEGHTPSKEEVQGKKYPYARPTFYYTNGEPTGEAAKFLEFTLSDKGQQIAEKIGFVPIR
- a CDS encoding phosphate ABC transporter permease, translating into MPATLTPPPPSGPSAAETAPRAFAINKARTRLFGLTLDECIRGFFGGNAIMAVVVLALITLFLFREGAEFFTQNRDNLRIYRQAGLEYVDGMREIGEGHTALTRYLSDVRMQAVRELTAPASAAPLSLAEANARLAPFDDFSNRFADGIDPVRGLVSDLADAAVAIKTRQLTNADRLTERAQLLAAGKTAEAAAVETETIDFAAETALLTGTLPAFREATATLAEQLREIVAQPPAMSSPALDKRMARFAELTRQYLETFPGVLHRLETWDAAAPVPAWKSLTAFLTGTRWLTASFWQDWYGILPLFTGSLLVSAIALALAVPFGVGAAIYINQIATVREQRIVKPAIEFISAIPSVVLGFFGIAVLGQALRVLSGVSWLSWVPGFPFAERLNALTAGCLLALIAVPTIFTLAEDALNNVPRAFKEASFALGATRLQTIIRIIVPASFSGIISATLLGFGRVIGETMVVLLCAGNRIAIPDFTAGLGVVTQPVHTMTGIIAQEMGEVVRGSIHYRALFVVGLVLFFLALLINWLAQKIVRKYRISIG
- a CDS encoding phosphate ABC transporter permease, with protein sequence MNPPSPVSSPNPFAARPGALDTAERGLFWIFRIATYTVLLCGALIFADIIFKGSSTVFGSFRATSSFPYFTNTFLAESPETLHVFELDGKKQQMGDREFREFGKRREAEALAAGQTAPAPVRSESYAHSAGGIWPCIVGTVLLTIGSMTIALVLGVCSAIYLSEYARDGRFVRFIRLAIINLAGVPSIVFGLFGFGLFVIFFGWNVSLLAGWFTLAFMVLPVVITASEEALKAVPRGFREGALALGATKWQAIRTNVLPYAMPGILTSSILGIARVAGETAPIMFTAAYVVRDKLPWEVDRIGDFFFQSVMALPYHIYVVSSKIPQNEYTERVQYGTAFVFLLLVGLIATSSILLRNKLRGRYQW
- a CDS encoding phosphate ABC transporter ATP-binding protein (ATP-binding protein; PstABCS is an ATP dependent phosphate uptake system which is responsible for inorganic phosphate uptake during phosphate starvation), with protein sequence MVNTTTTTSPVSASAPAGAPATDSRPVIRPPAPRAAGAAVTLIDVDHLDFYYGEKQALFDINLRIEEKRVTAFIGPSGCGKSTLLRCLNRMNDLIDGTRIGGGSICIRGHDIHGSDVDPIELRKRVGMVFQKSNPFPKSIYENITYGLRIQGVKSKSKLDEVVEKSLRGAALWDEVKDRLHESGLGLSGGQQQRLCIARAIAVSPDIILMDEPCSALDPIATAKVEELIHELKNDYTIIIVTHSMQQAARCSDRTAFFYMGRLIEYADTRTIFMNPSNPQTEAYVSGRFG
- a CDS encoding PhoU family transcriptional regulator, translating into MKRFFDTELESFRSHLLLMGELAISQVNQAIKALVDADIDLARKVIASDDELDHLEIEIDNEAIRYMNLRAPIATELRLVIVGMKASHDLERVGDEASNIAKRVKKLAVEPPLKPYVDIPRMAGLATAMLRDALDCFIETDSQKPVEIIRRDEEVDILNKQVYRELSSFMIERPDTISRALELMFISKSIERIADHATNIAEEMIFLTQARDVRHDGELKKKA